The Hymenobacter sp. 5317J-9 genome has a window encoding:
- a CDS encoding mechanosensitive ion channel family protein, with translation MDFSIAWQKMNQIGRDLMAALPNIAIGAVVFVLFALLARGVRALVQRVVRGKRESQSLPLLLSRLAYVATLILGVLVTVTIILPGFTPASLVSALGVGGIAIGFAFKDIFQNFLAGILLLLTEPFRIGDQIKYKDFEGTVEFIQTRATTIKTYDGRRVVIPNAELFTNAVTVNTAYDKRRLQYDVGIGYGDDIARARQLILEAMREVEGVLQDPAPEALVIDLAESTVNIRARWWVNPPRQADILDAQDKVLESIKNKLTAHGIDLPFPTQQLLLHNQTEATDGNRSQQREGWPAGTGTVPPARAAVAPEAPPAP, from the coding sequence ATGGACTTCTCGATTGCGTGGCAGAAAATGAATCAGATTGGGCGCGACCTGATGGCGGCGTTGCCCAATATTGCCATTGGTGCCGTGGTGTTTGTCCTGTTTGCCTTGCTGGCCCGGGGCGTGCGGGCCCTGGTGCAGCGCGTAGTGCGCGGCAAGCGCGAAAGCCAGAGCCTGCCGCTGCTGCTGAGCCGGCTGGCCTACGTGGCCACGCTCATTCTGGGGGTGCTTGTTACGGTCACCATCATCCTGCCGGGCTTCACGCCGGCCAGCCTGGTGAGTGCCCTGGGCGTGGGCGGCATTGCCATCGGCTTCGCGTTCAAGGACATTTTTCAGAACTTCCTGGCCGGCATTCTGCTGTTGCTCACCGAGCCGTTTCGCATTGGCGACCAGATTAAGTACAAGGACTTTGAGGGCACGGTGGAGTTCATTCAGACCCGCGCCACCACCATCAAAACCTACGACGGCCGCCGCGTGGTCATCCCCAACGCCGAGCTGTTTACCAACGCCGTGACCGTGAACACAGCCTACGACAAGCGCCGCCTGCAGTACGACGTGGGCATCGGCTACGGCGACGACATCGCCCGCGCCCGCCAGCTCATCCTCGAAGCCATGCGCGAGGTGGAGGGCGTGCTGCAGGACCCCGCCCCCGAGGCCCTGGTAATCGACCTGGCCGAAAGCACCGTCAACATCCGGGCGCGCTGGTGGGTGAACCCGCCCCGGCAGGCCGACATCCTCGACGCGCAGGACAAGGTGCTCGAATCCATCAAAAACAAGCTCACCGCCCACGGCATCGACCTACCTTTTCCCACGCAGCAGCTCCTGCTGCACAACCAGACCGAAGCCACCGACGGCAACCGCAGCCAGCAGCGCGAAGGCTGGCCCGCCGGCACGGGCACTGTGCCCCCGGCCCGCGCCGCCGTGGCCCCCGAGGCACCGCCCGCCCCGTAG
- a CDS encoding DUF2254 domain-containing protein produces the protein MNRLRALWLNINASFWFVPTLMVAGAILLAFGLVLVDVRINHDGLADYPLLFGAGSDGARGMLTAIAGSMITVAGLIFSLTLSTLAQVSSQYTPRVLRNFMRDRGNQLVLGFFVSIFVYCLIVLRTIRGGDEGRFIPSLAVLMGLVLALVSIGVLIFFIHHIASSIQASNIVRNAAEETEAAIGRLFPDELGQPADETEAQALRQQAGQLQWQFVPAPASGYVQSVDEDGLLDLARELGCVVRMEHGMGGFVAQGAALVAVARYGGGEIGLTEELRGRFSTRFGLGSQRTVEQDAGFGLRQIVDIALKALSPGINDTTTALICVDYLGSLLAQLAGRRLAGPLRADEDRVRVLAVRPSFGDFVATAFDQIRINADGNAAVYLRLLTALATVGQRTQSPARLRALRQQAGLIGEAARRTLHTHYERQQVQARLAEVG, from the coding sequence ATGAACCGACTCCGCGCCCTTTGGCTGAATATAAATGCCAGCTTCTGGTTTGTGCCGACGCTGATGGTGGCCGGGGCCATCCTGCTGGCTTTCGGGCTGGTGCTAGTCGATGTTCGCATCAACCACGACGGGCTCGCCGATTATCCCTTGCTGTTTGGGGCGGGCTCCGATGGCGCGCGCGGCATGCTCACGGCCATTGCCGGCTCCATGATTACGGTGGCGGGCCTTATCTTCTCGCTCACGCTGAGCACGCTGGCCCAGGTGTCGAGCCAATACACGCCGCGGGTGCTGCGCAATTTCATGCGCGACCGCGGCAACCAGTTGGTGCTGGGCTTTTTCGTGAGCATTTTCGTGTACTGCCTCATTGTGCTGCGCACCATTCGGGGCGGCGACGAGGGCCGGTTCATTCCGTCGCTGGCCGTGCTCATGGGGCTGGTGCTGGCCCTGGTGAGCATCGGGGTGCTGATTTTCTTTATTCACCACATTGCCTCTTCCATTCAGGCGTCCAACATCGTGCGCAACGCCGCCGAGGAAACAGAAGCCGCCATTGGCCGCCTTTTTCCGGACGAGCTGGGCCAGCCGGCCGACGAAACCGAAGCCCAGGCCCTGCGCCAGCAGGCCGGCCAGTTGCAGTGGCAATTTGTGCCCGCTCCCGCCAGCGGCTACGTGCAAAGCGTAGACGAAGACGGCCTGCTGGACCTGGCCCGGGAACTGGGCTGCGTGGTGCGCATGGAGCACGGCATGGGCGGCTTTGTGGCCCAGGGCGCAGCCCTGGTGGCGGTGGCGCGTTACGGGGGCGGCGAAATCGGGCTCACCGAAGAGCTGAGGGGCCGTTTCAGCACGCGGTTTGGGCTGGGCAGCCAGCGCACGGTAGAGCAGGATGCCGGCTTTGGGCTGCGCCAGATTGTGGACATTGCGCTCAAGGCGCTCTCGCCGGGCATCAACGACACCACCACGGCCCTTATTTGCGTCGATTACCTCGGCAGCTTGCTGGCCCAGCTGGCCGGCCGCCGGCTGGCCGGGCCCCTGCGCGCCGACGAAGACCGGGTGCGGGTGCTGGCGGTGCGGCCGTCGTTCGGGGATTTTGTGGCCACGGCGTTCGACCAGATTCGCATCAATGCCGACGGCAACGCCGCCGTATACCTGCGCCTGCTCACGGCCCTGGCCACCGTGGGCCAGCGCACCCAGAGCCCCGCCCGCCTGCGGGCGCTGCGCCAGCAGGCCGGGCTGATTGGTGAGGCCGCCCGGCGCACCCTGCACACCCACTACGAGCGGCAGCAAGTGCAGGCGCGCCTGGCCGAAGTGGGCTGA
- a CDS encoding mechanosensitive ion channel family protein, whose product MLEFHHAFDLLSRKLTGWMQQLILLLPNLLIALLILVTTFFAARLVRRAVTNLLGRVSGSGTLNNLVVTMCYVGTLLIGTFFTLEVLSLDKTVTSLLAGVGIIGLALGFAFQDIAANFISGIIIAVQRPFMVGDVIETDKYFGTIESINLRTLDLRQVTGELVRVPNRKVFESPVINYSVTTRRRVDLPCGVAYDSDLEQVCAVALAAMQGFPHLLPDRPVEVMFTDFGDSAINFTLRFWIPYTRQADYVGAKSEAVMRLKRAFDAAGIVIPFPIRTLDVSAALLAQLQPPLPSASPPGTVPRDEH is encoded by the coding sequence ATGCTAGAATTTCACCACGCCTTCGACCTGCTCTCGCGTAAGCTCACCGGCTGGATGCAGCAGCTTATTCTGCTGCTGCCCAACCTACTGATTGCCCTGCTGATTCTCGTGACCACGTTTTTCGCGGCGCGGCTGGTGCGGCGAGCGGTGACCAACCTGCTGGGGCGGGTGTCGGGCAGCGGCACGCTCAACAACCTGGTGGTGACGATGTGCTACGTGGGCACGCTGCTCATCGGCACGTTTTTCACGCTGGAGGTGCTGAGCCTCGACAAGACGGTGACCTCGCTGCTGGCCGGCGTGGGCATCATCGGGCTGGCGCTGGGCTTTGCGTTTCAAGATATTGCGGCCAACTTCATCAGCGGCATCATCATCGCCGTGCAGCGGCCCTTCATGGTGGGCGACGTCATTGAAACCGATAAGTATTTCGGCACCATCGAAAGCATCAACCTGCGCACCCTCGACCTGCGGCAGGTGACCGGCGAGCTGGTGCGCGTGCCCAACCGCAAGGTGTTCGAAAGCCCGGTCATCAACTACAGCGTCACCACCCGCCGCCGCGTCGATTTGCCCTGCGGCGTGGCCTACGACTCGGACCTGGAGCAGGTGTGCGCCGTGGCCCTGGCCGCCATGCAGGGCTTCCCCCACCTGCTGCCCGACCGGCCGGTGGAAGTCATGTTCACCGACTTCGGCGACAGCGCCATCAACTTCACCCTGCGCTTCTGGATTCCCTACACCCGGCAGGCCGACTACGTGGGGGCCAAAAGCGAGGCCGTGATGCGCCTCAAGCGGGCGTTCGACGCGGCCGGCATCGTCATTCCGTTCCCCATTCGCACGCTGGACGTGTCGGCGGCGCTGCTGGCGCAGCTGCAGCCGCCACTGCCCTCCGCCAGCCCCCCCGGCACGGTGCCGCGCGACGAGCACTAG
- a CDS encoding TIR domain-containing protein — protein sequence MDFKYDVTLSFAGEDREYVERVAHFLSDNGIKVFYDKFEEADLWGKDLGVHFDYVYRKSARYCIPFISQHYKKKIWTNHEIKTAIARAIENHEEYILPARFDDTEIDGIRPTIGYINLKSYSPEEFASLVIKKLGKEPNIPLPEKEQENDGKIYLAVRVLISEYQGVFGAALGVSMINIEKEHRYFNEPYFTLTHPFEGATDTFYLFDKLVPVTFPAKLEFGQVASVDYNLKPKSIEMWASLPEDTLVQAVVTTTVGERYKSNQVPVNDVLKAFKYNQP from the coding sequence ATGGATTTCAAGTACGATGTTACTTTATCATTTGCAGGTGAAGACAGAGAATACGTAGAAAGAGTCGCTCATTTTCTCAGTGACAATGGCATAAAAGTTTTCTACGATAAGTTTGAGGAGGCTGATTTGTGGGGCAAGGATTTAGGCGTTCATTTCGACTATGTTTATAGGAAAAGCGCTAGGTACTGCATTCCTTTCATTTCGCAGCATTACAAAAAAAAGATTTGGACAAACCATGAGATTAAAACTGCTATTGCAAGAGCAATAGAAAATCATGAAGAATATATTCTACCTGCAAGATTCGACGATACGGAAATCGACGGCATTAGACCGACAATCGGTTATATCAACCTTAAATCGTACTCACCAGAGGAATTTGCATCATTGGTAATCAAAAAGTTGGGCAAAGAGCCTAACATTCCTTTACCAGAAAAGGAGCAGGAGAACGATGGCAAGATTTATTTAGCTGTCAGAGTTTTAATTAGTGAATATCAAGGTGTTTTTGGCGCTGCTTTGGGTGTTAGCATGATAAATATTGAGAAGGAGCATCGGTATTTTAATGAACCGTATTTCACATTGACACATCCTTTTGAAGGTGCAACCGATACTTTTTACTTATTTGACAAACTCGTCCCCGTTACTTTTCCTGCAAAGCTAGAGTTCGGTCAAGTCGCAAGTGTAGACTATAATCTTAAGCCAAAATCGATTGAGATGTGGGCTTCTTTGCCCGAAGACACGTTGGTACAAGCAGTAGTAACAACAACTGTTGGCGAAAGATATAAGTCGAATCAAGTTCCAGTAAATGATGTACTTAAAGCGTTTAAGTACAATCAACCTTAG
- a CDS encoding mechanosensitive ion channel family protein, translating into MYLLLVLSWLGTLGAARAQTAPPASAPRDSARAVALTTDTRTLRQLDSLRRQTTARLTQLQQELLALKNGQNRPRERELVEELKSLRAADSLRRAVARQHIDSLKLRARGYPVVPHRDTLFFVYTKLGPFSPRERANLIAEKIQRLEADVRYQPDSLRLYPSEQTIDLMYGQLVVQSISDNDALWMNTSRDSLAQQYRARIAYAVAQYQQSHSLLNTLKEVGLVLLVLVAFYFVVRLVNQLFRWLELQLITREERWFKGIRLGTYELFTPRRELDAALLLANVLRWVVIFLIIYLVLPLLFSIFPGTQDVADTLLGYVIAPLRRMGLSLWHYLPNLITIVVIVTVFRYVLRGLHFLKEEIRLGQLTIAGFYPDWANPTYQIARVLVFAFLLVVIFPYLPGSDSPIFKGVSVFLGFLFTFGSAGSLSNIVAGLVLTYMRAYKLGDRVKIGDVTGDIIEKNLLVTRIRTIKNEEITIPNSAIMSSYTTNYTSAAPTLGLVLHTTVTIGYDVPWAQVHQLLIAAATQAEGVLAEPAPFVLQTSLDDFYVSYQLNAYTREASRQAVIYSRIHQHIQDQFNAAGVEIMSPHYRAARDGNQTTIPADYLPKDYAAPKFRVEGKE; encoded by the coding sequence TTGTATCTGCTGCTTGTTCTGAGCTGGCTGGGTACTTTGGGGGCCGCCCGCGCCCAAACCGCGCCCCCGGCGTCGGCGCCGCGCGACTCGGCCCGGGCCGTGGCCCTCACCACCGACACGCGCACCCTGCGCCAGCTCGACTCGCTGCGCCGCCAAACCACGGCCCGCCTCACGCAGCTGCAGCAGGAGCTGTTGGCCCTGAAAAACGGCCAGAACCGGCCCCGCGAACGGGAGTTGGTGGAGGAGCTGAAAAGCCTGCGCGCCGCCGACTCGTTGCGCCGCGCCGTGGCCCGCCAGCACATCGACTCGCTGAAGCTGCGCGCCCGCGGCTACCCCGTGGTGCCCCATCGCGACACGCTGTTCTTTGTGTATACCAAGCTGGGGCCGTTTTCGCCCCGCGAGCGGGCCAACCTCATTGCCGAGAAAATCCAGCGCCTCGAAGCCGACGTGCGCTACCAGCCCGATTCGCTGCGCCTCTACCCCTCGGAGCAGACCATCGACCTGATGTACGGCCAGCTGGTGGTGCAAAGCATTTCCGACAACGACGCGCTGTGGATGAACACCAGCCGCGACTCGCTGGCCCAGCAGTACCGCGCCCGCATTGCGTACGCCGTGGCGCAGTACCAGCAAAGCCACAGCCTGCTGAATACGCTCAAGGAAGTGGGGCTGGTGCTGCTGGTGCTGGTGGCGTTCTACTTCGTGGTGCGCCTCGTGAACCAGCTGTTTCGCTGGCTGGAGCTGCAGCTCATCACCCGTGAGGAGCGGTGGTTCAAGGGCATCCGCCTGGGCACGTACGAGCTGTTTACGCCCCGGCGCGAGCTCGACGCGGCCCTGCTGCTGGCCAATGTGCTGCGCTGGGTGGTCATCTTCCTGATAATCTACCTGGTGCTGCCGCTGCTGTTCAGCATCTTCCCCGGCACCCAGGACGTGGCCGATACGCTGCTGGGCTACGTCATTGCGCCGCTGCGCCGCATGGGGCTGTCGCTGTGGCACTACCTGCCCAACCTGATTACCATTGTGGTCATCGTCACGGTGTTCCGCTACGTGCTGCGCGGCCTGCACTTTCTGAAGGAGGAAATCCGACTGGGCCAGCTCACCATCGCGGGCTTCTACCCCGACTGGGCCAACCCGACCTACCAGATTGCGCGGGTGCTGGTGTTTGCCTTCCTGCTGGTGGTGATTTTTCCCTACCTGCCGGGCTCCGATTCGCCCATTTTCAAGGGCGTGTCGGTGTTTCTGGGGTTTCTGTTCACGTTTGGCTCGGCGGGGTCGCTGTCCAACATTGTGGCCGGGCTGGTGCTCACCTACATGCGCGCCTACAAGCTCGGCGACCGGGTGAAAATCGGGGACGTGACGGGCGACATCATCGAGAAAAACCTGCTCGTGACGCGCATCCGCACCATCAAAAACGAGGAAATTACCATCCCGAATTCGGCCATCATGAGCTCCTACACCACCAACTACACCAGCGCCGCGCCCACGCTGGGCCTCGTGCTGCACACCACCGTCACCATCGGCTACGACGTGCCCTGGGCGCAGGTGCACCAGCTGCTCATCGCGGCGGCCACGCAGGCCGAGGGCGTGCTGGCCGAGCCCGCGCCCTTCGTGCTCCAAACCAGCCTCGACGATTTCTACGTGAGCTACCAGCTCAACGCCTACACCCGCGAGGCCAGCCGCCAGGCCGTCATCTACTCGCGCATCCACCAGCACATCCAGGACCAGTTCAACGCGGCCGGGGTCGAAATCATGTCGCCCCACTACCGCGCCGCCCGCGACGGCAACCAGACCACCATCCCCGCCGATTACCTGCCGAAGGACTACGCAGCCCCGAAGTTTCGGGTGGAGGGGAAGGAGTAA
- a CDS encoding sodium:proton antiporter, with product MELYNTLALLIVVAAVFGFINHKYLGLPGTIGLMVLALVSSLIAIGLGKLGVDWVVTAGNLVRGIDFHTILMQVMLSFLLFAGAIHVDVRALGREGAAVGALATVGTLLSTALVGTVFYYLLPLFGRPTDFIYCLLFGALISPTDPIAVLGILKAARIDKKLEIRIVGESLFNDGIAVVVFMSLYEIARFGAGQATPGVIGQLFLQEAVGGLVLGAVLGYVTFWALRSIDNYQVEVMITLALVMGGTALATALHTSGPLAIVVAGLIVGDQGRQLGMSDLTRDYLDKFWEILDEILNAVLFVLIGLEMLVLDISRTTLLVGAVAIVVVLLARLASVALPLSLLRRFYQFDRATLRVLTWGGLRGGISVALALSLPDSMPRDLIVGITYVVVIFSIIVQGLSIGPLVKRLGLSTGPVADGH from the coding sequence ATGGAACTCTACAATACGCTGGCGCTGCTGATTGTGGTAGCGGCCGTTTTCGGCTTCATCAACCACAAATACCTCGGGCTGCCGGGCACCATCGGGCTGATGGTGCTGGCACTGGTTTCGTCCCTGATTGCCATTGGCCTGGGCAAGCTCGGAGTAGACTGGGTAGTAACTGCCGGCAACCTGGTGCGGGGCATCGATTTTCACACCATTCTCATGCAGGTGATGCTGAGTTTCCTGCTGTTTGCCGGGGCCATTCACGTCGATGTGCGGGCCCTCGGCCGCGAGGGCGCTGCGGTGGGCGCCCTGGCCACCGTGGGCACGCTGCTGTCCACGGCCCTGGTCGGAACGGTTTTTTACTACCTGCTACCGCTGTTTGGCCGGCCCACCGATTTCATTTACTGCCTGCTCTTCGGGGCCCTCATCTCCCCCACCGACCCCATTGCCGTGCTGGGCATCCTCAAAGCGGCCCGCATCGACAAAAAGCTGGAAATCCGCATCGTGGGCGAGTCCTTATTCAACGACGGCATTGCCGTGGTGGTGTTTATGAGCCTGTATGAGATTGCCCGCTTCGGGGCCGGGCAGGCCACGCCGGGCGTCATCGGCCAGCTGTTTTTGCAGGAGGCAGTGGGCGGCCTCGTGCTGGGCGCGGTGCTGGGCTACGTCACGTTCTGGGCCCTGCGCAGCATCGACAACTACCAGGTAGAGGTGATGATAACGCTAGCCCTGGTGATGGGCGGCACGGCGCTGGCCACGGCGCTGCACACCTCGGGCCCGCTGGCCATTGTGGTGGCCGGGCTGATAGTGGGCGACCAGGGCCGGCAGCTGGGCATGTCGGACCTGACGCGGGACTACCTCGACAAGTTCTGGGAAATCCTTGACGAGATTCTCAACGCCGTCCTCTTCGTGCTCATCGGCCTCGAAATGCTCGTGCTTGATATCAGCCGCACCACCCTGCTGGTGGGCGCCGTGGCCATTGTGGTGGTGCTGCTGGCTCGCCTCGCCTCCGTGGCCCTGCCCCTTAGCCTGCTGCGCCGCTTCTACCAGTTCGACCGCGCCACGCTGCGGGTGCTCACCTGGGGCGGGCTGCGGGGCGGCATCTCCGTGGCGCTGGCCCTCTCTCTCCCCGATTCCATGCCCCGCGACCTGATTGTGGGCATCACCTACGTGGTGGTTATTTTCAGCATCATTGTGCAGGGCCTCAGCATCGGGCCCCTCGTGAAGCGCCTGGGCCTGAGCACCGGCCCGGTGGCCGATGGCCACTGA
- a CDS encoding tetratricopeptide repeat protein, with protein MASNVPVVKQIAWISILPQMVVLGLILTVCYLAGFTNPVFPAFGGYLLLGYVLRAVVASDQRKGMQLVKKHDYAGAIPFFESSYKFFTNNPWVDKYRYVTLLNSSAMDYREMALCNIAFCYSQIGDGLKARAYYKQVLKVYPNNGLAQTALRMMESVEKAVE; from the coding sequence ATGGCCTCGAACGTTCCAGTAGTAAAGCAAATAGCATGGATTTCAATACTCCCTCAGATGGTAGTGTTGGGATTAATATTGACAGTCTGCTATTTGGCTGGCTTCACAAACCCAGTATTTCCGGCTTTTGGCGGGTATTTGCTACTCGGTTATGTCCTCAGAGCAGTGGTTGCCAGCGACCAGCGGAAAGGAATGCAGTTGGTTAAGAAGCATGACTATGCTGGTGCAATCCCATTTTTTGAATCGAGCTACAAGTTTTTTACCAATAACCCGTGGGTTGATAAATACCGGTATGTCACGTTGCTGAATTCTTCCGCTATGGATTACCGTGAAATGGCTTTGTGCAACATTGCTTTTTGCTACAGCCAAATTGGAGATGGACTAAAAGCCAGAGCGTATTACAAGCAAGTACTAAAAGTGTATCCCAACAATGGCTTGGCGCAAACTGCCCTCAGAATGATGGAATCAGTAGAAAAAGCAGTGGAATAA
- the dnaK gene encoding molecular chaperone DnaK, which produces MGKIIGIDLGTTNSCVAVMEGNEPVVIPNSEGRRTTPSIVAFLDGGKGERKVGDPAKRQAVTNPKNTISSIKRFMGRHFNEVTAEQKHVSYDVVAGPNNTVAVKIGDRNYTPQEISAMVLQKMKQTAEDYLGTTITEAVITVPAYFNDAQRQATKEAGAIAGLDVKRIINEPTAAALAYGLDKKHKDQKIAVYDLGGGTFDISILELGDGVFEVLSTNGDTHLGGDDFDQVIINFLADQFSSENEGLDLRKDPMALQRLKEAAEKAKVELSSSTETEINLPYITATASGPKHLVVKLSRAKFEQLADELVRRSMDPVKKALQDAGLSTSDINEVILVGGSTRIPRIQEEVEKFFGKKPSKGVNPDEVVAIGAAIQGGVLTGEVKDVLLLDVTPLSLGIETMGGVMTKLIESNTTIPTKKSETFSTASDNQPSVEIHVLQGERPLASQNRTIGKFHLDSIPPAPRGVPQIEVIFDIDANGILNVTAKDKGTGKEQKIRIEASSGLSEDDIKRMRDEAAANADADKAETERIGKMNAADSMIFQTEKQLKEYGEKLSGGNKTAIEGALADLKSAHEAKDLARIDSAMEAINAAWQAASQEMYAAGGADGQGGQPGGGFPGGDGGAQGGNGQGQPAGDHVTDVDYEEVDGK; this is translated from the coding sequence ATGGGCAAAATAATCGGCATTGACCTCGGCACCACCAACTCGTGCGTAGCCGTAATGGAAGGCAACGAACCCGTTGTAATTCCCAACAGCGAAGGCCGCCGCACCACCCCCAGCATCGTCGCTTTCCTCGACGGGGGCAAGGGCGAGCGCAAAGTGGGCGACCCGGCTAAACGCCAGGCCGTTACCAACCCCAAGAATACGATTTCCAGCATCAAGCGCTTCATGGGCCGCCACTTCAACGAGGTGACCGCCGAGCAGAAGCACGTTTCCTACGACGTCGTAGCCGGCCCCAACAACACGGTAGCCGTGAAGATTGGCGACCGCAACTACACGCCGCAGGAAATCTCGGCCATGGTGCTCCAGAAAATGAAGCAAACCGCTGAGGATTACCTTGGCACGACCATAACCGAAGCCGTTATCACGGTACCCGCTTACTTCAACGACGCCCAGCGCCAGGCCACCAAAGAAGCTGGTGCCATCGCCGGGCTCGACGTGAAGCGCATCATCAACGAGCCCACCGCCGCCGCCCTGGCCTACGGCCTCGACAAGAAGCACAAAGACCAGAAAATCGCCGTGTACGACCTCGGCGGTGGCACGTTCGACATCTCCATCCTGGAGCTCGGCGACGGCGTGTTTGAAGTACTGAGCACCAACGGCGACACCCACCTCGGCGGCGATGACTTCGACCAGGTTATCATCAACTTCCTCGCCGACCAGTTCAGCAGCGAAAACGAAGGCCTCGACCTGCGCAAAGACCCCATGGCCCTCCAGCGCCTGAAAGAAGCCGCTGAGAAAGCCAAAGTGGAGCTCTCCAGCTCGACCGAAACTGAAATCAACCTGCCCTACATCACCGCCACGGCCTCGGGCCCCAAGCACCTGGTGGTGAAACTGAGCCGCGCCAAGTTTGAGCAGCTCGCCGACGAACTCGTGCGCCGCTCGATGGACCCGGTGAAAAAAGCGCTGCAAGACGCCGGCCTGAGCACTTCGGACATCAACGAGGTTATTCTCGTGGGTGGCTCGACCCGCATTCCCCGCATCCAGGAGGAAGTGGAGAAGTTCTTCGGCAAGAAGCCTTCGAAAGGCGTGAACCCCGACGAAGTAGTGGCCATCGGTGCTGCCATCCAGGGCGGTGTGCTGACCGGCGAAGTGAAGGACGTTCTGCTGCTCGACGTGACTCCCCTTTCGCTCGGCATCGAGACGATGGGCGGCGTAATGACCAAGCTCATCGAGTCGAACACGACCATTCCGACCAAGAAATCGGAAACCTTCTCGACGGCTTCGGACAACCAGCCTTCGGTAGAAATCCACGTGCTGCAAGGCGAGCGTCCGCTGGCCAGCCAGAACCGCACCATCGGCAAGTTCCACCTCGACAGCATCCCGCCCGCACCCCGTGGCGTGCCGCAAATTGAGGTAATCTTCGACATCGACGCCAACGGCATCCTGAACGTAACCGCCAAGGACAAAGGCACCGGCAAGGAGCAGAAAATCCGCATCGAAGCCAGCAGCGGCCTGAGCGAGGACGACATCAAGCGCATGCGCGACGAAGCCGCCGCCAACGCCGACGCTGACAAAGCCGAAACCGAGCGCATCGGCAAGATGAACGCCGCCGACTCGATGATTTTCCAGACCGAGAAGCAGCTGAAAGAGTACGGTGAGAAGCTGAGCGGTGGCAACAAAACCGCCATCGAAGGCGCGCTGGCCGACCTCAAATCGGCCCACGAAGCCAAGGACCTCGCCCGCATCGACAGCGCCATGGAGGCCATCAACGCCGCCTGGCAGGCCGCCTCGCAGGAGATGTACGCCGCGGGTGGCGCTGACGGCCAGGGCGGCCAGCCCGGCGGGGGCTTCCCCGGCGGCGACGGCGGTGCCCAGGGCGGCAACGGCCAAGGCCAGCCGGCTGGTGACCACGTGACCGACGTGGACTACGAAGAAGTAGACGGCAAATAA
- a CDS encoding endonuclease/exonuclease/phosphatase family protein, whose translation MPILLSVLLTASHWAVWIIGGAALVATLMPLLRHTAWWIRVFDFPRLQIVLALVLVAAAGLALGYASAGRWPQLFLLALAAATVYQLLRIIPYTRLVPKDVADSTRTHDPRTELSLAVMNVLQYNREGALALATVRAADPDVIMAVETDSWWHEQLRPLEETHPYTCHEPLDNTYGLLFFSRLPLKACQIKYLLDDDIPSLHTHVQLPDGQTWVRLYGLHPKPPAPQESKTSTKRDAELLLVGKEVDRRDEATIVFGDMNDVAWSHTSELFRRVSGLLDPRVGRGLMPTFHADYRLLRWPLDHVFVSAHFQVVDMRRLPHVGSDHFPIFVRLSYEPRHKAAQEENAEQADADDRAEADEKIAEGFAEEQEEEAETDAVKA comes from the coding sequence ATGCCCATACTTCTCTCCGTACTGCTTACTGCCAGCCACTGGGCCGTTTGGATAATTGGGGGAGCTGCCCTGGTGGCTACCCTGATGCCTCTGCTGCGGCACACCGCCTGGTGGATTCGCGTGTTTGACTTTCCGCGCCTGCAGATTGTGCTGGCCCTGGTGCTGGTGGCCGCGGCCGGCCTGGCCCTGGGCTACGCCAGCGCCGGCCGCTGGCCGCAGCTGTTTTTGCTGGCGCTGGCGGCCGCCACGGTTTACCAGCTGCTGCGCATAATCCCCTACACGCGGCTGGTGCCCAAAGACGTGGCCGATAGCACCCGCACCCACGACCCCCGCACCGAACTCAGCCTGGCGGTGATGAACGTGCTGCAATACAACCGCGAAGGGGCGCTGGCCCTGGCCACCGTGCGCGCCGCCGACCCCGACGTCATCATGGCCGTCGAAACCGATTCGTGGTGGCACGAGCAGCTGCGGCCGCTCGAAGAAACCCATCCGTACACCTGCCATGAGCCCCTCGACAACACCTACGGCCTGCTGTTCTTCTCGCGCCTGCCCCTGAAGGCCTGCCAGATTAAGTACCTGCTCGACGACGACATTCCTTCGCTGCACACCCACGTGCAGCTGCCCGATGGCCAAACCTGGGTGCGTCTCTACGGCCTGCACCCCAAGCCGCCCGCGCCCCAGGAATCGAAAACCAGTACCAAGCGCGACGCTGAGCTGCTGCTGGTGGGCAAGGAGGTGGACCGGCGCGACGAAGCCACCATCGTGTTTGGCGACATGAACGACGTGGCCTGGTCGCACACGTCCGAGCTGTTTCGGCGCGTTTCGGGCCTGCTCGACCCGCGCGTGGGCCGGGGCCTGATGCCCACCTTCCACGCCGACTACCGGCTGCTGCGGTGGCCGCTCGACCACGTGTTTGTGTCGGCGCATTTTCAGGTGGTCGACATGCGCCGCTTGCCCCACGTGGGTTCCGACCACTTTCCCATCTTCGTGCGCCTCAGCTACGAGCCCCGGCACAAAGCTGCGCAGGAAGAAAACGCCGAGCAGGCCGACGCCGACGACCGCGCCGAGGCCGACGAGAAAATTGCCGAAGGCTTCGCCGAAGAGCAGGAAGAGGAAGCAGAAACCGATGCCGTAAAGGCGTAA